One Harpia harpyja isolate bHarHar1 chromosome 26 unlocalized genomic scaffold, bHarHar1 primary haplotype SUPER_26_unloc_1, whole genome shotgun sequence DNA window includes the following coding sequences:
- the HSD17B10 gene encoding LOW QUALITY PROTEIN: 3-hydroxyacyl-CoA dehydrogenase type-2 (The sequence of the model RefSeq protein was modified relative to this genomic sequence to represent the inferred CDS: deleted 2 bases in 2 codons): MAAIRSVKGLVALVTGGASGLGRATVERLVEQGARVVLLDLPSSPGVQLAKELGERCAFAPRRREHPKGVTSAEEVGDALALTKREFGRLDLTVNCAGVGIAVKTYNSKKDKVHELEDFQRVINVNLVGTFNVIRLSARLMSQNKPDPDGHRGLVVNTASVAAFEGQVGQAAYSASKGGIVGMTLPIARDLAPLGIRVVTIAPGLFSTPLLAGLPERVRNFLGQQVPFPSRLGHPLEYAHLVQALAENPMVNGEVVRLDGALRMQP; this comes from the exons ATGGCGGCCATCCGCAGCGTGAAG gGACTGGTGGCGTTGGTGACCGGCGGTGCTTCAGGACTGGGACGAGCTACGGTGGAACGTCTGGTGGAACAAGGAGCTCGGGTGGTCCTCCTCGACCTTCCTTCTTCACCGGGGGTCCAACTGGCCAAAGAATTGGGAGAACGTTGCGCCTTCGCCCCCCGCCGACGTGAGCACCCCAAAGgt GTGACGTCGGCCGAAGAAGTGGGGGATGCTTTGGCTTTGACC AAAAGGGAATTCGGGCGCTTGGACCTGACGGTGAACTGCGCCGGCGTGGGTATCGCCGTCAAGACCTACAACAGCAAGAAGGACAAGGTCCACGAGTTGGAGGACTTCCAGAGGGTCATCAAC gtgaaCTTAGTGGGGACCTTCAACGTCATCCGCCTCAGCGCCCGCCTGATGAGCCAGAACAAACCTGACCCCGACGGCCACCGAGGTCTGGTGGTCAACACCGCCAGCGTGGCTGCCTTTGAGGGGCAG GTGGGTCAAGCAGCTTATTCGGCTTCCAAGGGCGGCATCGTGGGTATGACCCTCCCCATCGCCCGTGACCTGGCGCCGCTGGGGATCCGGGTGGTCACCATTGCTCCAG GTTTGTTCTCCACTCCGTTATTGGCTGGTTTGCCCGAACGAGTTCGTAATTTTTTGGGGCAACAAGTGCCTTTTCCTTCGCGG TTGGGACACCCCCTTGAATACGCCCACCTCGTCCAGGCCTTGGCTGAAAACCCCATGGTCAACGGGGAGGTGGTGAGGTTGGACGGGGCCCTCCGCATGCAGCcttaa
- the NAA10 gene encoding N-alpha-acetyltransferase 10 produces the protein MNIRNARPEDLMNMQHCNLLCLPENYQMKYYFYHGLSWPQLSYIAEDENGKIVGYVLAKMEEDPDDVPHGHITSLAVKRSHRRLGLAQKLMDQASRAMIENFNAKYVSLHVRKSNRAALHLYSNTLNFQISEVEPKYYADGEDAYAMKRDLTQMADELRKQVEQKERGRPPAPTEPPRGGEGVCGSGGAPLQPPAVPPPPEDGGADSKDLSEVSETTESTDIKDSSEASDSAS, from the exons ATGAACATCCGAAATGCGCGG CCCGAGGACCTGATGAACATGCAACACTGCAACCTGCTCTGCCTGCCCGAGAATTACcagatgaaatattatttttaccaTGGTCTCTCCTGGCCTCAG CTCTCCTACATCGCTGAAGATGAGAACGGGAAGATCGTGGGTTACGTCCTGGCTAAGAT GGAGGAGGACCCTGATGACGTCCCTCACGGGCACATCACATCCTTG gcagtgaagaGATCCCACCGGCGCTTGGGGTTGGCGCAGAAGCTGATGGACCAGGCGTCCCGTGCCATGATCGAAAACTTCAACGCCAAGTACGTCTCCCTCCATGTCCGCAAGAG CAACCGGGCAGCTCTGCATCTCTACTCTAACACTCTCAACTTCCA gatCAGTGAGGTGGAGCCCAAATACTACGCGGACGGGGAGGATGCCTACGCCATGAAGCGGGACCTCACCCAAATGGCAGATGAG CTGCGGAAGCAGGTGGAGCAGAAGGAGCGTGGCCGCCCCCCAGCTCCCACCGAGCCTccccggggtggggagggggtttGCGGAAGCGGGGGAGCCCCCCTGCAACCTCCAGCAGTACCTCCCCCTCCTGAAGACGGGGGGGCTGACAGCAAAGACCTCAGCGAGGTGAGCGAAACCACCGAGAGCACCGACATCAAAGACAGCTCCGAGGCTTCCGACTCCGCTTCATAG
- the LOC128137985 gene encoding LOW QUALITY PROTEIN: U8 snoRNA-decapping enzyme-like (The sequence of the model RefSeq protein was modified relative to this genomic sequence to represent the inferred CDS: deleted 1 base in 1 codon) — translation MWERGEQAPLSRAEALALGRNGTGNRAAGAGWRHACHVMLYAPLPTGSPPPGYAVLMQLRFDGRFGFPGGLVEPDGESLEAGLHRELREELGPATAGLRLRPQHHRGARVWPAGGTGSGSDAGLVTHFYIRRLPWEELVAIERGGPRAPEHGLEVQGLVRVPLGGGLPAFLRHRFAGDAREQLLGALLALGIRPSPLNEEPAGDPQIQVARELPSPKVEGGVGK, via the exons ATGTGGGAGAGAGGGGAGCAAGCGCCGCTAAGCCGAGCGGAAGCTTTGGCCTTGGGGCGGAATGGTACCGGGAACCGGGCAGCGGGAGCGGGCTGGCGGCACGCCTGCCACGTCATGCTGTACGCCCCTCTACCCACCGGCTCCCCACCGCCTGGCTACGCCGTACTG ATGCAACTGCGGTTCGACGGGCGGTTCGGGTTCCCGGGGGGGCTGGTGGAACCCGACGGGGAATCGCTGGAAGCCGGCTTACACCGAGAACTACGGGAAGAACTAGGCCCGGCGACGGCCGGTTTACGCTTACGACCCCAGCACCATCGGGGCGCGAGGGTTTGGCCGGCGGGTGGTACCGGAAGCGGAAGTGACGCCGGGCTCGTGACGCATTTCTACATCCGGCGCTTACCCTGGGAGGAGCTGGTGGCCATCGAGAGGGGCGGCCCGCGGGCACCGGAGCACGgcctggag gtgCAGGGGCTGGTGCGGGTCCCCCTGGGCGGCGGGCTCCCCGCTTTCCTACGGCATCGCTTCGCTGGGGACGCCcgggagcagctgctgggggccCTCCTCGCTCTCGGTATCCGACCCTCCCCCCTCAACGAGGAACCAGCGGGGGAC CCCCAAATCCAGGTGGCCCGAGAGCTCCCCTCCCCCAAAGTTGAGGGTGGGGTGGGGAAATGA
- the LOC128137984 gene encoding LOW QUALITY PROTEIN: putative testis-specific Y-encoded-like protein 3 (The sequence of the model RefSeq protein was modified relative to this genomic sequence to represent the inferred CDS: deleted 1 base in 1 codon): protein MGSLETTGEVTGNLKTNGHKGSLETTVTCCLEQGKGDLETTNEVTGSLKTTSEVMGSLKTTNKRKGSLETAVTPAAWSRGEGARGAWRLPPELKECLETATIACSQQSRGEKRVPEPKGGPAPSVRQKGHSLEECAVISLGEDEEEEEEEEGPRRYLAALEAVQLELEAVEEQAARAFRRLRAKFWLRRRPHLQRRNRLIQHIPGFWVTAFLNHPQLSPMISDRDEDALSYMTSLQVEEFGQARPGCRIRFFFSVNPYFQNDVVAKEFVRGPSGHLVSHSTPIRWWQGQDPRSRPHKGPPAPRSFFAWFGDHSFPAGDRIAEIIKEELWPNPLQFYLLGEGAEGIPESESGEDCVVIVDDDEDVQEILDDGDGSGVEEVLPEEPPSPSAGQTNPNGGRE, encoded by the exons ATGGGGAGCCTGGAGACCACCGGGGAGGTCACAGGGAACCTGAAGACCAACGGGCACAAGGGGAGCCTGGAAACCACTGTCACCTGCTGCTTGGAGCAGGGCAAGGGGGATCTGGAGACCACCAACGAGGTCACAGGGAGCCTGAAGACCACCAGTGAGGTCATGGGGAGCCTGAAGACCACCAACAAGCGCAAGGGGAGCCTGGAGACCGCTGTCACCCCCGCTGcttggagcaggggagaaggagCAAGGGGGGCCTGGAGACTGCCACCCGAGCTCAAGGAGTGTCTGGAGACCGCCACCATCGCCTGCTCACAGCAAAGCCGAGGTGAGAAAAGGGTCCCAGAGCCCAAAGGGGGTCCAGCCCCCAGTGTACGGCAGAAAGGCCACAGCCTGGAGGAGTGTGCAGTGATTTCTCTgggtgaggatgaggaggaagaggaggaggaggaaggccccAGGAGGTACCTGGCGGCCCTGGAGGCcgtgcagctggagctggaggccGTGGAGGAGCAGGCAGCTCGCGCCTTCCGCCGCCTCCGCGCTAAATTTTGGCTCCGCCGGCGGCCGCACCTGCAGCGCCGCAACCGCCTCATCCAGCACATCCCCGGCTTCTGGGTCACTGCC TTCCTGAACCACCCCCAGCTCTCG CCCATGATCAGCGACCGCGATGAGGATGCCCTCAGCTACATGACGAGCTTACAG GTGGAGGAATTTGGCCAAGCCCGACCCGGGTGCAGGATCCGGTTCTTCTTCAGCGTCAATCCCTACTTCCAGAATGACGTTGTGGCCAAGGAATTCGTGCGCGGTCCCTCTG gtcACCTGGTGTCCCATTCAACCCCCATCCGATGGTGGCAGGGGCAGGACCCCCGTTCTCGTCCCCACAAGGGTCCACCGGCCCCCCGCAGCTTTTTCGCTTGGTTTGGGGACCACAGCTTCCCTGCGGGAGATCGTATTGCTGAG ATCATCAAGGAGGAACTATGGCCAAACCCGCTGCAGTTCTACTTGTTGGGCGAGGGCGCCGAGGGGATCCCTGAAAG TGAGAGCGGGGAGGACTGTGTGGTGATCGTAGACGATGATGAGGACGTGCAGGAGATCCTCGATGACGGGGATG gcaGTGGTGTGGAAGAGGTCCTGCCTGaggagccccccagcccctcagctggacagacgAACCCCAATGGGGGCAGAGAGTAA
- the IQSEC2 gene encoding LOW QUALITY PROTEIN: IQ motif and SEC7 domain-containing protein 2 (The sequence of the model RefSeq protein was modified relative to this genomic sequence to represent the inferred CDS: inserted 4 bases in 3 codons; deleted 2 bases in 2 codons), which translates to MGNIRAIRTGNGQYTSRTDRDGQYQSHTDRDGQYTSRMDRDGAYTSRIDRDGQYQSHVERELQYRGRDGHYPTCMDREGSYPAPCSRDRCSASHRDWDRDWPRGPLSRGPSRSSSPGGGGHSTSASTSPATTLQRKSDRDSSRTVSVDGEAPGSEGGGPVPDSPGRPPPYRGLPQPAPQGPGGSGGGPGGGSPGLAWPRLPPQPASVALRKQEEEEESKRPKALSDSYELSTDLQDKKVEMLERKYGGYFRTRRAARTIQAAFRRYRMAQKFERLRSEGGRARRLALPGLRLQFSFEEYDRGRPPPYFQGKPASLDEGVLGGPRRAPRYGGSCRAGLDGGGGPAEGAAAAAVGGPGGAGAGGAGSPPRQLSASADFGPGGADLEEAFAQQVKSLAASIDEALGGSRGVPPGAPAPPAGDSAATSTSDVTLYLDEGLPGSPRSPERPPSPEPPPETGGPQPPPAPPPPPPPPANPPGSAERWGGPEEPPRRGPPCLECRGRGGGGGGHPPLLTVEPPSDSSADLSDRSDRGSLNRGGPYEPEGGGGGTLPRTGPXPSLLSPRSPPRTTPRPPTPXPTAEEGSEGDNESLGSSSNSNETLNCSSGSSSRDSLRRPPPAAPPRLPPPPPQPPGPSGPPGKATYQREPRQSWDSPALNNDVVQRRQYRIGLNLFNKKPEKGIQYLIERGFLSDTPVGVAHFILERKGLSRQMIGEFLGNRQKQFNRDVLDCVVDEMDFSGMELDEALRKFQSHIRVQGEAQKVERLIEAFSQRYCVCNAALLRQFRNPDTIFILAFAIILLNTDMYSPSVKAERKMKLEDFIKNLRGVDNGEDIPRDMLVGIYQRIQSRELRTNDDHVSQVQAVERMIVGKKPVLSLPHRRLVCCCQLYEVPDPNRPQRLGLHQREVFLFNDLLVVTKIFQKKKILVTYSFRQSFPLVEMHMQLFQNAYYQFGIKLLSAAPGGERKVLIVFNAPSPQDRLRFASDLRESVAEVQEMEKYRVEAELEKQKGVSGARGGGPPREALNGLSRSSLEEAFGAGEGLKRSALSSSLRDLSDGGKRGRRNSVGSLDSTIEGSIISSPRPQARGPPGGPGGAPEGYKPPPRPVSNSSSFLGSLFGSRRGKGPPGPPPGVGGPTSASASSSSASSSHHHHPPPRAPPGXPEGPSKLQALHAHLLAPRPPHRYLPSPPEPPPAFTGDPNPRCRHPPSSTAPPVGGSPPPHPHYTLHRPGKRGGCPPPVPPASLSPPLPLYSPAPPHHGLPHAYPPGPPPRTITPRRPPPPPPPNTLFLAGAAVGGGPAGGALRGGGGGAAPPPHHHHHHHHHHHPPPHSPIPPHPSYPPLPPPSPHTPLSPHSPAGPTSPLAQASQGPPKPKGGNRISTVV; encoded by the exons ATGGGCAATATCAGAGCCATACGGACCGGGAATGGGCAGTATACGAGCCGTACGGACCGGGACGGGCAATATCAGAGCCATACGGACCGGGACGGGCAATATACGAGCCGTATGGACCGGGACGGGGCA TATACGAGCCGTATAGACCGGGACGGGCAATATCAGAGCCACGTAGAACGAGAGCTGCAGTATCGGGGCCGGGACGGTCATTATCCGACTTGTATGGACCGGGAGGGGTCGTATCCTGCTCCGTGTTCCCGGGATCGTTGCAGCGCTTCCCATCGGGATTGGGACCGGGATTGGCCGCGGGGGCCGCTCAGTCGGGGACCCTCCCGCAGCTCCAGTCCCGGGGGGGGAGGACACAGCACCAGCGCCAGCACCAGCCCCGCCACCACCCTCCAGCGCAA gTCGGACCGGGACAGCTCGAGGACAGTGAG CGTGGACGGCGAGGCGCCGGGCAGCGAGGGTGGGGGTCCGGTGCCCGACAGCCCCGGGCGACCCCCCCCGTACCGTGGCCTCCCTCAACCGGCCCCCCAGGGAccgggggggtccggggggggccccggggggggctccCCGGGGTTGGCCTGGCCCCGGCTGCCACCCCAGCCCGCCAGCGTGGCCCTGCgcaagcaggaggaggaggaggagagcaagaGGCCGAAGGCTCTGAGCGACAGCTACGAGCTCTCCACCGACCTGCAGGACAAGAAG gtggaGATGCTGGAACGCAAATACGGGGGTTACTTCCGcacccgccgcgccgcccgcacCATCCAGGCCGCCTTCCGCCGCTACCGCATGGCCCAAAAATTCGAGCGGCTGCGCAGCGAGGGGGGACGCGCCCGTCGCTTGGCCCTCCCCGGCCTTCGCCTCCAATTTTCCTTTGAGGAATACGATCGCG gccgcccccccccttATTTTCAAGGCAAACCCGCCTCGCTGGACGAGGGGGTGTTGGGGGGACCTCGAAGGGCTCCCCGATACGGGGGGTCTTGCCGGGCCGGTTTGGATGGGGGGGGTGGTCCCGCTgaaggggcggcggcggcggcggtgggggggccggggggggccggggccgggggggccggcagccccccTCGGCAGCTCTCGGCCTCCGCCGACTTCGGGCCCGGCGGTGCCGACTTGGAGGAGGCCTTTGCGCAGCAG GTGAAGTCCTTGGCCGCCTCCATCGACGAGGCGctggggggcagccggggggtcCCCCCcggggccccggccccccccgcagGTGACAGCGCCGCCACCTCTACCAGCGACGTCACCCTCTACCTGGACGAGGGGCTCCCCGGTTCCCCCCGCTCACCCGAGCGGccccccagccccgagcccccccccgaaaccgggggtccccagccccccccagcccctccgccaccccccccgcctcccgccaacCCCCCCGGCTCAGCCGAACGCTGGGGGGGTCCCGAGGAACCCCCGCGCCGCGGCCCCCCGTGCTTGGAGTGCCGGGGTcgtgggggcggcgggggggggcacccccctTTGCTGACGGTCGAGCCCCCCAGCGACAGCTCGGCTGACCTCAGCGACCGCTCCGACCGCGGCTCCCTTAATCGGGGGGGTCCCTACGAACccgaagggggcggggggggcacgtTGCCCCGTACCGGCC CCCCATCGCTGCTTTCACCCCGAAGCCCCCCCCGCaccaccccccggccccccaccc cccccaccgccgagGAGGGCTCGGAGGGGGACAACGAGAGCTTGGGGAGCAGCTCCAACTCCAACGAGACCCTCAACTGCTCCTCGGGTTCTTCATCCCGCGACAGCCTGCGgcgacccccccccgccgcccccccccgcctcccgccgccccccccgcaacCCCCTGGTCCCTCCGGACCCCCCGGCAAAGCCACGTACCAACGGGAACCGCGGCAGAGCTGGGACTCACCGGCCCTCAACAACGACGTGGTGCAACGCCGGCAGTACCGCATCGGCCTCAACCTCTTCAACAA GAAACCAGAGAAGGGGATCCAGTATCTGATCGAGAGGGGCTTCCTCTCGGACACCCCCGTGGGGGTGGCCCACTTCATCCTGGAGAGGAAGGGGTTGAGCCGGCAGATGATCGGCGAGTTCCTCGGCAATCGCCAGAAGCAATTCAACCGCGACGTCCTTGA CTGCGTGGTAGATGAGATGGACTTCTCCGGCATGGAGCTAGATGAGGCCCTGCGCAAGTTCCAGTCCCACATTCGGGTGCAGGGGGAGGCCCAGAAGGTCGAGCGCTTGATCGAGGCCTTCAG CCAGCGCTACTGCGTGTGTAACGCGGCCCTGCTGCGCCAGTTCCGCAACCCGGACACCATCTTCATCCTGGCCTTCGCCATCATCCTCCTCAACACCGACATGTACAGCCCCAGCGTCAAGGCTGAGCGCAAGATGAAGCTGGAGGACTTCATCAAGAACCTTCGAG GGGTGGACAACGGGGAGGACATCCCCCGGGACATGCTGGTGGGCATCTACCAGCGCATCCAGAGCCGGGAGCTGCGTACCAACGATGACCACGTCTCCCAGGTCCAGGCCGTCGAGCGCATGATCGTCGGCAAGAAGCCG GTGCTGTCCCTGCCCCACCGGCGCCTGgtgtgctgctgccagctctaCGAGGTCCCCGACCCCAACCGGCCCCAGCGCCTGGGGCTGCACCAGCGCGAGGTCTTCCTCTTCAACGACCTGCTGGTG GTGACGAAGATCTTCCAGAAGAAGAAGATCCTGGTGACCTACAGCTTCCGCCAGAGCTTCCCCCTCGTTGAGATGCACATGCAGCTCTTCCAGAATGCCT aTTACCAGTTTGGGATCAAGCTGCTGTCAGCGGCGCCGGGTGGGGAGAGAAAGGTCCTCATCGTCTTCAATGCCCCGAGTCCGCAGGACCGGCTGCGCTTTGCCAGCGACCTCCGCGAGTCCGTGGCCGAGGTGCAGGAGATGGAGAAGTACCGTGTGGAGG cggagctggagaagcagaaggGGGTGTCGGGGGCGCGGGGTGGGGGGCCCCCCCGCGAGGCCCTCAACGGCCTCAGCCGCAGCAGCCTGGAGGAAGCGTTCGGGGCCGGCGAGGGGCTCAAGCGCAGCGCCCTCAGCAGCTCCCTGCGGGACCTCTCCGACGGCG gcaagCGGGGCCGGCGCAACAGCGTGGGGTCC CTGGACAGCACTATCGAG GGTTCCATCATCAGCAGCCCCCGGCCGCAGGCGCGGGGGCctccgggggggccggggggagcccccGAGGGCtacaag ccccccccccgccccgtttccAACTCCTCCTCCTTCTTGGGGTCCCTCTTCGGCAGCCGGCGAGGCAAAGGCCCCCCCGGACCTCCACCTGGGGTGGGGGGCCCCACTTCggcctcagcctcctcttcctcggcttcctcctcccatcaccatcatccccccccccgcgcccccccagG CCCCGAGGGTCCCTCCAAGCTCCAAGCGCTGCACGCCCA cctgctcgccccgcgccccccccacCGCTACCTGCCATCGCCGCCGGAGCCCCCCCCCGCTTTCACGGGGGACCCCAACCCCCGTTGTCggcacccccccagcagcacggCCCCCCCGGTGGGGGGTTCCCCCCCGCCACACCCCCATTACACCCTACACCGGCCTGGCAAGAggggggggtgcccccccccggtcccccccgccagcctctctccccccctACCCCTCTACAGCCCCGCACCCCCCCACCACGGGCTGCCCCACGCTtacccccccggcccccccccccgcaccatcaccccccgccgccccccgcccccgccgccgccaaaCACTTTGTTTTTGGcgggggcggcggtgggggggggcccggccgggggGGCCCTCCGGGGGGGTGGTGGcggggcagcccccccgccccatcaccaccatcatcatcatcatcaccaccacccacccccccactcccctatCCCCCCCCACCCTTCTTACCCCCCTTTGCCCCCTCCCTCGCCCCACACCCCCCTCAGCCCCCACTCTCCTGCTGGCCCCACCTCGCCCCTGGCCCAAGCCAGCCAgggcccccccaaacccaagGGGGGGAACCGCATCAGCACCGTGGTCTGA